The Lutra lutra chromosome 1, mLutLut1.2, whole genome shotgun sequence genomic sequence AAGCGGCTGTACCTCTGGGGCCCAGTTCTACTTCCTCACTCCGCCTGCCTgctgacgggggtggggggggcactcTGGAGCCCTTGGCCTGCTGGCAGAGCCTCGCTGGGGGTTTGCTGGAGGCCCAGCCCCCCAGTTGGTCCTGGTTCTGTGCTGGTTCGTGGCCCTTTGCTGTGGCGTCAGGGCTGAGGCACGGACTGAGGCAGTAGCCAGCGTGGGCTCAAGCCGCTGCTGCCGGAGCGGGCCCACTCACTGCTCTTTCCTCCCGCTTCCCATTTCAGGGCTCGGTTATGATCCGTATAACCCCGAGCTGCCCAAGCCCCCCGTGCAGAGGGAGAATGGAGCGCTGGGCAGGGGGGACGAGCCCCGCTCGGACATCCTGGAACTGGAGCTGGTCAACCAGGCCATCGAGGCTGTGCGCTCGGAGGTAGAGCTCGAGCAGCGGAGGTACCAAGAGCTCCTGGAGACGGCCCGCGAGCACAGCTCCGCCGAGACCCCCGCCGTGGTGCCCCGCGGCCCTGCCGCTTGCCTCACTGCCGGCCTGGACGAGGACGCCTTCCCACTGTCCTTTGATTATAACCCTGGTGGCCGCCCCAGCCTGTTAGGCCCTGACGCCAGCTACCAGCCCAGTCCTCTGGCTGCTGCCAGTGAGGCCGGTAGCAAGTACTCACTGGTCTCTCTGGGTCAGGTGCAGGGCCGAGGTGGAGGGGGCGGTGGCACCCTGGAGTACGTCCCCAAGGCTGTGAGCCAGCCCCAGAGACACGGCCGCCCCGTCCCCAGCAGCAAGTACGTGCTGGACGACTCCAAGCCGTCCACGGACCTGGAGTATGACCCACTGTCCAACTTCTCCGCCCGGCTGCTCAGCAGGGCCAGCTCCAAGGACGACAGGGCCCCCAAAAGGCCCAGGGGCTCCCGCGGCAGCGAGCCCTACACGCCTGCCCTCAAGAAGCCCTGCGACCCCTTTGCCGGCTGCGATGCCAGGTTTTCAGACTCGGACGACGACGCCGCCGCAACTCCGGCCCCTGTGCCTGTCACCACCAGCCCCTCGAGAGCTCAGGCGGGCCCTGAGAGCAAGGCCCCTGGGCTGTCAGGCTCCAGGGAGGGCCAGGATGCCGAGGAGGGCGGCCCGCGGGAGACCAAGGAGATGGCGGTGCAGTATGACGTGGAGGACCTCGGGCAGCCCCCCAAGGACCCTGGGGGGATGCCTGTGGCCAAGCCCAGCTCTCCGGCCAGGGCCTCCCGGGAGCCCAGTGGCTCCAAGCAGGGAAGacccaagaagaagaagagtgggGCAGCGCCCGACCCCGGCCACAAGGACAGCGTCCGGAAGAAGGAcaggggcagagatggagagCGCGGGAGGCCGGCCGGGAAGCCCTGTGCAGACCGGAAGGGCCCACAGGCTGGCGGCCCCCGGCATAGGACCGAGCCGCCCGAAGGGACCAAGAAAAAGCCATCTTCAGCCACCCCAGTGGCCAGCTCAGGGAAAAGCCGGCCTGACCGTGGGGGTGTCCCCCAGCTGCCAAACAGGACTGGCGGGAAGACCGCGTCAGGCAAGCTGGCCGAGCGGAAGGCCCGCTCCCTGGATGAGGGGGCCCCCCGGGACGCCCCGAAGCTGCAGAAGCGGGCCCTGAGCCACGCAGACCTCTTCGGGGACGAGAGCGAGGATGAGGGCCCCGGACCCGCggcgccccccaccgccccaccccgCCTCAGCTCCATCTCCGACTCGGACTCGGACTCCGACAGCAGCCTGGGCGGCTCGGCCGCTGGGGGCCCGCGCAAGCGCCTCAAGgcccccccacccaccaggcCTGCCCCCGCCTCTCCCTCCTCGTGCTCCTCCTCGTCCtcgtcctcgtcctcctcctcctctgggccagGCGGGGGTGTGGACTACTCCGCCCTGGAGAAGGAGGTCGACTTTGACTCGGACCCCATGGAGGAGTGTCTGCGCATCTTCAACGAGTCCACCAGCGTCAAGACGGAGGATAGGGGCCGGCTGGCCCGGCAGGTGAgcctcacccccagcccaggggccCTGTGGCTGCGGGGCCGCCCCCATCCACGGGAACAAActgctgctcccttcccctccccccgccttgTCCACTCGGAGCAGGCTTAAGGCCACCCAGCAGGCTCCCGGGCGGTGTTCTGAGATGCACAGAGACCAGGCAGGGTTGGGCTGTATGTcgcccacctctccctccctctcctctgtcccccaaACCCGACCTGACCCCAGCCTTTCTGGGTTGGCTGGCACGTGTCCCCATGCCAGCCGCCAGAGGGAGCTGGCTTTCTGTGAAGCTGAAACTCACGGCTTCTGGGAGGGTGGCAAGGTTCCGTTAGGGCTGCCCGgttctctcctgccctcctctgtTTACAGACCTTTGAGGTGGTGCCCGGTAGATTTCTCTGCCTGGTTCCTGTGTTTCTGAGCTGCTCCTGTGAGTGGgcgagggaggggagcaggaggcagtgGTCTGGGCCGGAGACCCTTTTGGCCAAGGCCCGCGTTGCCCTTGGGCTGGGGTATGTCTGCAGGAGATGTgctggggaacctgtttcctcccctgTGAGCCAGCAGGGCTTGGAGGTGAGGGCCCCATGTTGTATCTCAAGATCTGGGAGCCCCTCCCTTGAGTGCGTcactgcctcccccctccccccacccccgatctGGGAGGTCTGGGAGCTGACTTGGTGTTGGGGGGGATGGGGCCCGCTGATTTGGTGTGGGAGGTGGGGCCCGAGGGGTGGAGCTTCGCTGAGGGGCGGGTATGTGTTTCAGACCCCCACGGAAGAGAAGATCGAAGACAAGGGGCATTCGGGGCTGACCACTCTGTTCCCTGGGCAGAAGAGGAGAATTTCTCATCTCTCCAAGCAGGGCAAGGAggtgagcatctgcttttgggtCTTGAGTAGAAGTCGGCAGGAGAGAAGAGGCCTCTGTGGGCAGAAACCAGATCCCCGTGTTCCCCCGCTGGTGGGtggcacagggcagggagggtgagGTGACGGGTGGCTCTGGAGTGGCCGTCCTCCAGTGGGGTCACACAGCCCAGCCTGGTGCTGGCTGGGGGACGTGCTGTGTGATCCCAGAGAAGTGGCCCAACCTTTCTGAGCCCTGGTTTCCGCGGTGAAGACAGGAACGGCTGCTGGTGGCTAAGGCGAGCTAGCCGGTGGGAGGACAGGCCAGAGAGTGGGGCTCCAGGCGGAGCACCTGGGAGCTCGGGCTGAGTCAGTCCCTGGACCCCTCCCCGGGTGAAGCTGGAGACAGGAGAGGACTGGAGCCAGCAGGATTGGATGGGCGCAGGGACTCCCCCCCACGAGTGGGTGTGCCTGTTATCAGGGCCAGAGGCACGGCCTGGGCATTCTGAAGGTAGAAGCCAAGAGGGCAGAGCCACAAGGTGATCCGCTCCAGGACAGCTCGGAGACATGAATTTGAGGCCTAACATGCTGAGCTCCTTGGTTCCGGCCTGGGTATCTAAGAGCTCAGAAGAAAGCCCCAGGGTAGCCGGCTGTACCCAGGCCCCGGAGCCCCCGCCTTCCTGCCCTTGGCCGAACTGTCAGTTTTTTGCCCTGCGTGATCTTGTCTGGGTGCCCCCAGCCTATAGTCGCTCCCTGGGATTTGTCATCACCCAGGCGGAGCCCGTGAGGAGAGGCCCAGCTCCCCCTGCCCGGCCTCCCACCGCCCAGGAGGTATGCTATCGGCGGGCCCAGCAGGCCCAGAGGGACTCTGCCAACTGGCTCCAGGCTACCCAGCAGCCGGCAGAGAAGCCCTCCTCCATCCACATCTCAGCCCCTGGCGAGAAGAGGAGGATCGCGCATGTCCCCAACCCCCGCCTGGCTGCCGGTAAGTCCCAGGGCACAGTGGCTCTGCATGGTGGGAGGGCCCAAGGCTCCGCTTCTGCCACTGGTGGTGGCCTTGAGCAGGGCCCAGCTGGGGCCTCAGTGTGCTTTCCTGTGAGATGGGGATAAAGGTCTCTCCAACAGTTAGCGGTCAGGCATAATGATGCACCCAGTGGCCCTGGGCCTTTGATGGCTTTGGTGCTGGTAGAGGGTCTGAGGGCTGCCTGCCTCCCATCCCTTGTCTATCTCACAGACCCAGAGCCTCCCTCTGAGGCCCCGAGCCAGAGGTCTCCCTGggattctccctctgtccctgctcctggtCTTTGTGTCCTTGCCTCCCCCAGGCTCCTTGGGTATCGGAGGCCGGTCGCCTCCTGGGGGCCGGTCTGAGTGTGGGCACTGGGCCCTAGACGGCAATGCCAGGAACAGGGAGCTGGCTGCGAGGTTGTGTGTGCGGTGTGACTGGAGGCTCTCCCCTGGTCTGGAGGCCTCAGGGGCGGTCTGgtaccctccccctgctctgcggggTGCGCTCCACACTCGGGAAGCCGGGTCACGGCTCTGTGGTCGGACAGGCGGGATGCTCAGTGGGTGTCTCTGGTTCAGCGGTATTTGGAGGGGGCTCAGGAGGCCTTGCCCAGATGCGGAGTGTGCTTCTCTGGGGGAGGCCCCTGCTGTCTGACTGGCTCTCGGGGGATTCCCTCGCTGCTGGTTCTGACACCCCCTTGAGGAACCGGGCCTGAGGGCGGCCCCACGAGGTGGTTCTATGAACGCAGGTACCCGTAGCCACCCCTGCCTTTCCCTGGTGCCAGGAACCTTCTTCAGGATAAGTTGCGCATGTTCTGATCCGTCCCCACCCTGAGCTCCCCAGTTAGGATCTGATGGCGAGAGCTGTTGGCTGAAGGTCTGTAGCTGCGGCCAAGGGCGAGGGCCCTGAACCGTGTGGGGCCTGGGCAGCGGCTCTCAAACCTGCAGCTGCTGCCCATGGCTGAGCTGCGCGGTGGGTCCTGGCATGTGGGCCTCGCCATGtgcactgggggcagggggcctggCATTCGGAGGCACGGGGGGGCGCCTCCCTGAGTGGCAGTGGGACCCACCTGAGGTCTTGGGAGTCTTGCCTGGTGCTCGGTGCTGGCTTTCCTTTTGTCGTGAGCCCGCATGCCACTGCGACATTTCTGTCTCAGTGAACCCGAAGGAGACTTGCCGTCCCTGAGAAGTGCGTGTTCTCTGCTCAAGTTGGCAGAGGCAGACCCTGCTGTGGGATGAGCCACTTCCGGCTGGTGGTGCTAGCGTCATTCCTGAGAGCCCGGGCCCCCGGGCCCCCTGCTGTCCTCATCTGTTCCCATTCTCCTGTTGCGGCTGGGCCCGGGAGCAGGGCTGGTCCCGGGCCCCAAGCACACGCACGCCCGCACCATCTGCCTGCAGCCCTCGGAAACGGCCCCGCAGGCGGGTGCCCCCCTCcgtgggttgggggggggggcgggagacTGTTTGGTTTGTGACCTCATCAAAGGGAGCAGCAGAACACAGGCGGCGGTGGGCAGGCCCGCTGGTCACAGTGACCGGGCCGGGGGTGTCCCATACCCTCTGGTCCTCTGCCCAGGAGTCAGGGCCTGTCCCCCTCATAGTCAATGCCTCGGAGTCGGGGGCCGGAACATGTGGCAGAGGCTCCCTGCGTGGCCTGCCACTCGCCGGACCAGCCCGGTGGCGACGTTGCCTGAGCCGGCCTCCAGAGCCCCGTTTGCGTTTCCCCCTTCTCAATGGACTTGCCCGGAAGCAGATAGAGCCTAATGTCCTTCCACAGCCCGTGCCCCGCAGCCCGGCCCTTCCCCCTGTGCTCCGAGATGCACGTCCTGCTGACGCTGAAGGACCGCGGCTGCCTGGTGCTCTGCAGCTCGGTGATGGGCGTGCTGTCCTCCTGCGCTCACGCACCCTGTGCCCTGCCAGCCCCCACAGGTGCCAAGAGGGCCCTAGCCGCCAGCAGCAGCCAGCCTCCCAATGGCCCCGAGCCGGGCAGCCAGCCCCTGAAGGCGCGCACGTTGTCAGGCATGGCATCCaagaccaccaccaccatcacccccaAGCGCGTCGCCCACAGCCCATCTTTACAGGTGAGTGTGCCGCTGCCCGCCCCGTGAgagccaccccctgccccccgcctggTTCAGAGACACTGGGCGGGGGGTGCAGCGCAGGGGCCATGTGCTCCACTCCCACCTGGCCTCAGTCTCCCCCCTCATCCACACTGCCAGCGTGATCCGTTGGCACCACAAACCAGCAGCCACCCTCCTGGTCACCGGAGCCCAGAGTGTCCGGCAGGGTCCACTGCGTGCGCGACGCCCTGGGGATTCCGAGAAATGCATCAGAGGACCAGGCGGGGACACGCCACCTCCCGACAGATCTGTGTCTTCCCTAGAGTTTAAAGAAGCCCATTATCCCGAAAGAGTTTGGGGGCAAAGTCCCCACGGTCATCCGCCAACGGTATCTCAACCTGTTCATTGAAGAGTGCCTCAAGTTTTGCTCCTCGAACCAGGAAGCCATAGAGAAGGTGCGCGAGCCTGGCagggggctggggccggggctgAGGGGTGGCTGCTGGGCCCCAAGCCCGGGAGCCCAGGCCTGAGCTGCGTGTCCGTGGTCAGGCGCTGAACGAGGAGAAGGCGGCCTACGACCGCAGTCCCAGCAAGACCATCTACCTGAACGTGGCCGTGAACGCGCTGAAGAAGCTGCGGGGCCTGGGCCCCAGCTCCGCGCCCCGGCTCACC encodes the following:
- the REXO1 gene encoding RNA exonuclease 1 homolog isoform X4, translated to MPLTFDLAPGPRVAFQPPELWGVISRLMCSSHDEETEAQRWGATLPVSMAGLGYDPYNPELPKPPVQRENGALGRGDEPRSDILELELVNQAIEAVRSEVELEQRRYQELLETAREHSSAETPAVVPRGPAACLTAGLDEDAFPLSFDYNPGGRPSLLGPDASYQPSPLAAASEAGSKYSLVSLGQVQGRGGGGGGTLEYVPKAVSQPQRHGRPVPSSKYVLDDSKPSTDLEYDPLSNFSARLLSRASSKDDRAPKRPRGSRGSEPYTPALKKPCDPFAGCDARFSDSDDDAAATPAPVPVTTSPSRAQAGPESKAPGLSGSREGQDAEEGGPRETKEMAVQYDVEDLGQPPKDPGGMPVAKPSSPARASREPSGSKQGRPKKKKSGAAPDPGHKDSVRKKDRGRDGERGRPAGKPCADRKGPQAGGPRHRTEPPEGTKKKPSSATPVASSGKSRPDRGGVPQLPNRTGGKTASGKLAERKARSLDEGAPRDAPKLQKRALSHADLFGDESEDEGPGPAAPPTAPPRLSSISDSDSDSDSSLGGSAAGGPRKRLKAPPPTRPAPASPSSCSSSSSSSSSSSSGPGGGVDYSALEKEVDFDSDPMEECLRIFNESTSVKTEDRGRLARQTPTEEKIEDKGHSGLTTLFPGQKRRISHLSKQGKEAEPVRRGPAPPARPPTAQEVCYRRAQQAQRDSANWLQATQQPAEKPSSIHISAPGEKRRIAHVPNPRLAAAPTGAKRALAASSSQPPNGPEPGSQPLKARTLSGMASKTTTTITPKRVAHSPSLQSLKKPIIPKEFGGKVPTVIRQRYLNLFIEECLKFCSSNQEAIEKALNEEKAAYDRSPSKTIYLNVAVNALKKLRGLGPSSAPRLTKTIGRRLVSHEMVLGGKLATKTSFSLSRPSSPRVEDLKGAALYGRLKEYLLTEDQLKENGYPFPHPERPGGAVIFTAEEKKPKDSSCRICCRCGTEYLVSASGRCVREEECYYHWGRLRRNRVAGGWETQYTCCSAAIGSTGCQVAKQHVQDGRKENLEGFVKTFDKELSEDAHPGIFALDCEMSYTTYGLELTRVTVVDTDMHVVYDTFVKPDNEIVDYNTRFSGVTEADLADTSISLRDVQAVLLSMFSADTVLIGHSLESDLLALKVIHSTVVDTSVLFPHRLGLPYKRSLRNLMADYLRQIIQDNVDGHSSSEDASACMHLVIWKTREDAKTKR
- the REXO1 gene encoding RNA exonuclease 1 homolog isoform X5, which produces MRWAGGLLEIQQCSPSVHVPRLGYDPYNPELPKPPVQRENGALGRGDEPRSDILELELVNQAIEAVRSEVELEQRRYQELLETAREHSSAETPAVVPRGPAACLTAGLDEDAFPLSFDYNPGGRPSLLGPDASYQPSPLAAASEAGSKYSLVSLGQVQGRGGGGGGTLEYVPKAVSQPQRHGRPVPSSKYVLDDSKPSTDLEYDPLSNFSARLLSRASSKDDRAPKRPRGSRGSEPYTPALKKPCDPFAGCDARFSDSDDDAAATPAPVPVTTSPSRAQAGPESKAPGLSGSREGQDAEEGGPRETKEMAVQYDVEDLGQPPKDPGGMPVAKPSSPARASREPSGSKQGRPKKKKSGAAPDPGHKDSVRKKDRGRDGERGRPAGKPCADRKGPQAGGPRHRTEPPEGTKKKPSSATPVASSGKSRPDRGGVPQLPNRTGGKTASGKLAERKARSLDEGAPRDAPKLQKRALSHADLFGDESEDEGPGPAAPPTAPPRLSSISDSDSDSDSSLGGSAAGGPRKRLKAPPPTRPAPASPSSCSSSSSSSSSSSSGPGGGVDYSALEKEVDFDSDPMEECLRIFNESTSVKTEDRGRLARQTPTEEKIEDKGHSGLTTLFPGQKRRISHLSKQGKEAEPVRRGPAPPARPPTAQEVCYRRAQQAQRDSANWLQATQQPAEKPSSIHISAPGEKRRIAHVPNPRLAAAPTGAKRALAASSSQPPNGPEPGSQPLKARTLSGMASKTTTTITPKRVAHSPSLQSLKKPIIPKEFGGKVPTVIRQRYLNLFIEECLKFCSSNQEAIEKALNEEKAAYDRSPSKTIYLNVAVNALKKLRGLGPSSAPRLTKTIGRRLVSHEMVLGGKLATKTSFSLSRPSSPRVEDLKGAALYGRLKEYLLTEDQLKENGYPFPHPERPGGAVIFTAEEKKPKDSSCRICCRCGTEYLVSASGRCVREEECYYHWGRLRRNRVAGGWETQYTCCSAAIGSTGCQVAKQHVQDGRKENLEGFVKTFDKELSEDAHPGIFALDCEMSYTTYGLELTRVTVVDTDMHVVYDTFVKPDNEIVDYNTRFSGVTEADLADTSISLRDVQAVLLSMFSADTVLIGHSLESDLLALKVIHSTVVDTSVLFPHRLGLPYKRSLRNLMADYLRQIIQDNVDGHSSSEDASACMHLVIWKTREDAKTKR
- the REXO1 gene encoding RNA exonuclease 1 homolog isoform X1 produces the protein MPLTFDLAPGPRVAFQPPELWGVISRLMCSSHASPAPDFDKFLSTGKRLQQSWCAWSKHRCFGKGGLGQVCLDSFLSSRAAKVLGGSCLQVGCGGPCEAQHLWSWASGHLSLSAESESCEGAGQGDPVASGPSDPAPLPTHPVWASGFPPPSSGVALPSCGSAHSGRLSRTLNSRDDCPHFTDEETEAQRWGATLPVSMAGLGYDPYNPELPKPPVQRENGALGRGDEPRSDILELELVNQAIEAVRSEVELEQRRYQELLETAREHSSAETPAVVPRGPAACLTAGLDEDAFPLSFDYNPGGRPSLLGPDASYQPSPLAAASEAGSKYSLVSLGQVQGRGGGGGGTLEYVPKAVSQPQRHGRPVPSSKYVLDDSKPSTDLEYDPLSNFSARLLSRASSKDDRAPKRPRGSRGSEPYTPALKKPCDPFAGCDARFSDSDDDAAATPAPVPVTTSPSRAQAGPESKAPGLSGSREGQDAEEGGPRETKEMAVQYDVEDLGQPPKDPGGMPVAKPSSPARASREPSGSKQGRPKKKKSGAAPDPGHKDSVRKKDRGRDGERGRPAGKPCADRKGPQAGGPRHRTEPPEGTKKKPSSATPVASSGKSRPDRGGVPQLPNRTGGKTASGKLAERKARSLDEGAPRDAPKLQKRALSHADLFGDESEDEGPGPAAPPTAPPRLSSISDSDSDSDSSLGGSAAGGPRKRLKAPPPTRPAPASPSSCSSSSSSSSSSSSGPGGGVDYSALEKEVDFDSDPMEECLRIFNESTSVKTEDRGRLARQTPTEEKIEDKGHSGLTTLFPGQKRRISHLSKQGKEAEPVRRGPAPPARPPTAQEVCYRRAQQAQRDSANWLQATQQPAEKPSSIHISAPGEKRRIAHVPNPRLAAAPTGAKRALAASSSQPPNGPEPGSQPLKARTLSGMASKTTTTITPKRVAHSPSLQSLKKPIIPKEFGGKVPTVIRQRYLNLFIEECLKFCSSNQEAIEKALNEEKAAYDRSPSKTIYLNVAVNALKKLRGLGPSSAPRLTKTIGRRLVSHEMVLGGKLATKTSFSLSRPSSPRVEDLKGAALYGRLKEYLLTEDQLKENGYPFPHPERPGGAVIFTAEEKKPKDSSCRICCRCGTEYLVSASGRCVREEECYYHWGRLRRNRVAGGWETQYTCCSAAIGSTGCQVAKQHVQDGRKENLEGFVKTFDKELSEDAHPGIFALDCEMSYTTYGLELTRVTVVDTDMHVVYDTFVKPDNEIVDYNTRFSGVTEADLADTSISLRDVQAVLLSMFSADTVLIGHSLESDLLALKVIHSTVVDTSVLFPHRLGLPYKRSLRNLMADYLRQIIQDNVDGHSSSEDASACMHLVIWKTREDAKTKR
- the REXO1 gene encoding RNA exonuclease 1 homolog isoform X3, with translation MLRSTGFFRAIDCPYWAGAPGGPCRRPYCHFRHRGARGPGALVGGGAAPPAAGLGYDPYNPELPKPPVQRENGALGRGDEPRSDILELELVNQAIEAVRSEVELEQRRYQELLETAREHSSAETPAVVPRGPAACLTAGLDEDAFPLSFDYNPGGRPSLLGPDASYQPSPLAAASEAGSKYSLVSLGQVQGRGGGGGGTLEYVPKAVSQPQRHGRPVPSSKYVLDDSKPSTDLEYDPLSNFSARLLSRASSKDDRAPKRPRGSRGSEPYTPALKKPCDPFAGCDARFSDSDDDAAATPAPVPVTTSPSRAQAGPESKAPGLSGSREGQDAEEGGPRETKEMAVQYDVEDLGQPPKDPGGMPVAKPSSPARASREPSGSKQGRPKKKKSGAAPDPGHKDSVRKKDRGRDGERGRPAGKPCADRKGPQAGGPRHRTEPPEGTKKKPSSATPVASSGKSRPDRGGVPQLPNRTGGKTASGKLAERKARSLDEGAPRDAPKLQKRALSHADLFGDESEDEGPGPAAPPTAPPRLSSISDSDSDSDSSLGGSAAGGPRKRLKAPPPTRPAPASPSSCSSSSSSSSSSSSGPGGGVDYSALEKEVDFDSDPMEECLRIFNESTSVKTEDRGRLARQTPTEEKIEDKGHSGLTTLFPGQKRRISHLSKQGKEAEPVRRGPAPPARPPTAQEVCYRRAQQAQRDSANWLQATQQPAEKPSSIHISAPGEKRRIAHVPNPRLAAAPTGAKRALAASSSQPPNGPEPGSQPLKARTLSGMASKTTTTITPKRVAHSPSLQSLKKPIIPKEFGGKVPTVIRQRYLNLFIEECLKFCSSNQEAIEKALNEEKAAYDRSPSKTIYLNVAVNALKKLRGLGPSSAPRLTKTIGRRLVSHEMVLGGKLATKTSFSLSRPSSPRVEDLKGAALYGRLKEYLLTEDQLKENGYPFPHPERPGGAVIFTAEEKKPKDSSCRICCRCGTEYLVSASGRCVREEECYYHWGRLRRNRVAGGWETQYTCCSAAIGSTGCQVAKQHVQDGRKENLEGFVKTFDKELSEDAHPGIFALDCEMSYTTYGLELTRVTVVDTDMHVVYDTFVKPDNEIVDYNTRFSGVTEADLADTSISLRDVQAVLLSMFSADTVLIGHSLESDLLALKVIHSTVVDTSVLFPHRLGLPYKRSLRNLMADYLRQIIQDNVDGHSSSEDASACMHLVIWKTREDAKTKR
- the REXO1 gene encoding RNA exonuclease 1 homolog isoform X2; translation: MPLTFDLAPGPRVAFQPPELWGVISRLMCSSHASPAPDFDKFLSTGKRLQQSWYEETEAQRWGATLPVSMAGLGYDPYNPELPKPPVQRENGALGRGDEPRSDILELELVNQAIEAVRSEVELEQRRYQELLETAREHSSAETPAVVPRGPAACLTAGLDEDAFPLSFDYNPGGRPSLLGPDASYQPSPLAAASEAGSKYSLVSLGQVQGRGGGGGGTLEYVPKAVSQPQRHGRPVPSSKYVLDDSKPSTDLEYDPLSNFSARLLSRASSKDDRAPKRPRGSRGSEPYTPALKKPCDPFAGCDARFSDSDDDAAATPAPVPVTTSPSRAQAGPESKAPGLSGSREGQDAEEGGPRETKEMAVQYDVEDLGQPPKDPGGMPVAKPSSPARASREPSGSKQGRPKKKKSGAAPDPGHKDSVRKKDRGRDGERGRPAGKPCADRKGPQAGGPRHRTEPPEGTKKKPSSATPVASSGKSRPDRGGVPQLPNRTGGKTASGKLAERKARSLDEGAPRDAPKLQKRALSHADLFGDESEDEGPGPAAPPTAPPRLSSISDSDSDSDSSLGGSAAGGPRKRLKAPPPTRPAPASPSSCSSSSSSSSSSSSGPGGGVDYSALEKEVDFDSDPMEECLRIFNESTSVKTEDRGRLARQTPTEEKIEDKGHSGLTTLFPGQKRRISHLSKQGKEAEPVRRGPAPPARPPTAQEVCYRRAQQAQRDSANWLQATQQPAEKPSSIHISAPGEKRRIAHVPNPRLAAAPTGAKRALAASSSQPPNGPEPGSQPLKARTLSGMASKTTTTITPKRVAHSPSLQSLKKPIIPKEFGGKVPTVIRQRYLNLFIEECLKFCSSNQEAIEKALNEEKAAYDRSPSKTIYLNVAVNALKKLRGLGPSSAPRLTKTIGRRLVSHEMVLGGKLATKTSFSLSRPSSPRVEDLKGAALYGRLKEYLLTEDQLKENGYPFPHPERPGGAVIFTAEEKKPKDSSCRICCRCGTEYLVSASGRCVREEECYYHWGRLRRNRVAGGWETQYTCCSAAIGSTGCQVAKQHVQDGRKENLEGFVKTFDKELSEDAHPGIFALDCEMSYTTYGLELTRVTVVDTDMHVVYDTFVKPDNEIVDYNTRFSGVTEADLADTSISLRDVQAVLLSMFSADTVLIGHSLESDLLALKVIHSTVVDTSVLFPHRLGLPYKRSLRNLMADYLRQIIQDNVDGHSSSEDASACMHLVIWKTREDAKTKR